From the Streptomyces syringium genome, one window contains:
- the otsB gene encoding trehalose-phosphatase, giving the protein MGPLPDPVTPAGRDGLAALLARPGRAVVALDFDGTLADIVPDPEQARAHPGAVPALARLAPVLGSVAVVTGRPAGVAVRYGGFAGVPGLERLVVLGHYGAERWDAVTGTVHAPAPHPGVAAVQAELPGVLDRSGGWRGTWVETAHIENKGGRAIAVHTRRAPDPQAAFDALRGPLEELAERHGLILEPGRMVLELRPPGMDKGVALAEYLREVDASAVLYAGDDLGDLAAFAAVEKLRSEGLPGTLVCSGSSEVAELAERADLVVDGPSGVVELLGALADRLDGRAS; this is encoded by the coding sequence ATGGGTCCCCTTCCCGATCCCGTGACGCCCGCCGGCCGCGACGGACTGGCCGCGCTGCTGGCGCGGCCCGGCCGCGCGGTCGTCGCGCTCGACTTCGACGGCACGCTCGCCGACATCGTGCCGGACCCCGAGCAGGCCCGCGCCCACCCCGGTGCCGTGCCCGCCCTCGCCCGGCTCGCTCCCGTCCTCGGCTCCGTCGCCGTGGTCACCGGCCGCCCGGCCGGGGTCGCGGTCCGCTACGGCGGCTTCGCCGGGGTGCCCGGTCTGGAGCGTCTCGTCGTGCTGGGCCACTACGGCGCCGAGCGCTGGGACGCGGTCACCGGGACCGTGCACGCCCCCGCGCCGCACCCGGGCGTCGCTGCCGTGCAGGCGGAGCTGCCCGGCGTGCTGGACCGGTCCGGTGGCTGGCGGGGCACCTGGGTCGAGACCGCGCACATCGAGAACAAGGGCGGCCGCGCGATCGCCGTCCACACCCGCCGTGCCCCCGACCCGCAGGCCGCCTTCGACGCGCTGCGCGGGCCGCTCGAAGAGCTCGCGGAGCGGCACGGGCTGATCCTCGAGCCGGGCCGGATGGTCCTGGAGCTGCGCCCGCCGGGCATGGACAAGGGCGTCGCCCTCGCCGAGTACCTCCGGGAGGTCGACGCGTCCGCCGTGCTCTACGCGGGTGACGACCTCGGTGACCTCGCGGCCTTCGCGGCGGTCGAGAAGCTCCGCTCCGAGGGGCTGCCGGGGACGCTCGTGTGCAGCGGCAGCTCGGAGGTCGCCGAGCTCGCCGAGCGCGCGGACCTCGTCGTCGACGGCCCGAGCGGTGTCGTGGAGCTGCTCGGCGCCCTCGCGGACCGCCTGGACGGCCGGGCCTCCTGA
- a CDS encoding extracellular solute-binding protein, which produces MQRRRFLGLTAAGAATAALAPALTACGSEATGGDKKIRLIAADYGDKPTNSSKKYWDSLAREFESKNKGIKVDVSVYSWTEVDKKVADLVAAGKAPDLAQIGAYADFAAVGKLYSAEQLLSIPTQADFISSIAKAGEVHRVQYGLPFVSSTRLLFCNQKLFDKAGIAKAPESWSELQAAAKKLQASGVKMPYGLPLGPEEAPAETMMWMLSGGGSYTNNIGVYTIDSPENIKTFEWLRDELVGKGLTGSGDPARTNRQEVFDAFTRGEVGMLNGHPTLMQQADAKGIKYTMVPLPGVSGKARATMGVADWMMGFKQNGHRDQIGAFLDFVYSKENVLDFTSQYDLLPVTTPASAAMAKDEEHKQLRPFLKELPNAEFYPADKTSWAKVSKSIKEKIGSTVQKGGDPAAVLGEIQREAMATENAGR; this is translated from the coding sequence GTGCAGCGGCGGCGTTTCTTGGGTCTGACGGCGGCAGGTGCCGCCACGGCGGCGTTGGCGCCCGCACTGACGGCATGCGGTAGCGAAGCGACCGGCGGTGACAAGAAGATCCGGCTGATCGCGGCGGACTACGGCGACAAGCCGACCAACAGCTCCAAGAAGTACTGGGATTCCCTGGCCCGCGAGTTCGAGTCCAAGAACAAGGGCATCAAGGTCGACGTCAGCGTCTACAGCTGGACCGAGGTCGACAAGAAGGTCGCCGACCTGGTCGCGGCCGGCAAGGCCCCCGACCTGGCCCAGATCGGCGCGTACGCCGACTTCGCCGCGGTCGGCAAGCTCTACAGCGCCGAGCAGCTGCTCTCCATCCCCACCCAGGCCGACTTCATATCCTCGATCGCCAAGGCGGGCGAGGTGCACCGGGTGCAGTACGGCCTGCCGTTCGTCTCCAGCACGCGCCTGCTCTTCTGCAACCAGAAGCTCTTCGACAAGGCCGGCATCGCGAAGGCCCCCGAGAGCTGGTCCGAGCTCCAGGCCGCCGCGAAGAAGCTCCAGGCCTCCGGCGTGAAGATGCCCTACGGGCTGCCGCTCGGCCCGGAGGAGGCACCGGCCGAGACCATGATGTGGATGCTCAGCGGCGGCGGCAGCTACACCAACAACATCGGTGTGTACACCATCGATTCGCCCGAGAACATCAAGACGTTCGAGTGGCTGCGCGACGAGCTCGTCGGCAAGGGCCTCACCGGCAGCGGCGATCCCGCCCGCACCAACCGGCAGGAAGTCTTCGACGCGTTCACGCGCGGCGAGGTGGGCATGCTCAACGGCCACCCGACGCTGATGCAGCAGGCCGATGCCAAGGGCATCAAGTACACGATGGTTCCGCTGCCCGGCGTGAGCGGCAAGGCCAGGGCGACCATGGGCGTCGCCGACTGGATGATGGGCTTCAAGCAGAACGGCCACCGCGATCAGATCGGTGCCTTCCTCGACTTCGTCTACAGCAAGGAGAACGTGCTGGACTTCACCAGCCAGTACGACCTGCTGCCGGTGACCACGCCCGCGTCCGCGGCGATGGCCAAGGACGAGGAGCACAAGCAGCTCCGGCCGTTCCTGAAGGAGCTGCCGAACGCCGAGTTCTACCCGGCGGACAAGACGTCCTGGGCGAAGGTCAGCAAGTCGATCAAGGAGAAGATCGGCTCGACCGTGCAGAAGGGCGGCGACCCGGCCGCGGTGCTCGGCGAGATCCAGCGCGAGGCCATGGCGACGGAGAACGCGGGTCGTTAG
- a CDS encoding SIS domain-containing protein, whose amino-acid sequence MEQSARSTSRTAVEIATQPDCWRRAAGAAAGAPGLPLPGERVAVTGCGTSWFMAQAYAALREAAGQGETDAFASSEFPAARAYDRVVAITRSGTTTEVLALLTALRGRTPTLALTADPKTPVMEAADTVAVLDWADEESVVQTRFATTALAYLRSGLQTHGPLPAGVRTVAEAAADAETAVAEPLPPAVLAAEQWTFLGRGWAYGLAQEAALKMREAACAWTEAYPAMEYRHGPVAITAPGRVAWIFGPRPEGLAADITATGGTLIADGSRLDPMADLIRAQRLAVAVAESKNHNPDDPRNLTRSVILPS is encoded by the coding sequence ATGGAACAGTCCGCTCGCAGTACCTCCCGCACCGCCGTGGAGATCGCCACCCAGCCCGACTGCTGGCGCCGCGCGGCCGGGGCCGCGGCCGGGGCGCCGGGACTGCCGCTGCCCGGCGAGCGGGTGGCCGTCACGGGCTGCGGCACGTCCTGGTTCATGGCCCAGGCCTACGCGGCGCTGCGGGAGGCCGCCGGGCAGGGCGAGACGGACGCCTTCGCGTCGTCGGAATTCCCCGCGGCCCGCGCCTACGACCGGGTCGTGGCGATCACCCGCTCCGGCACCACGACCGAGGTGCTGGCCCTGTTGACCGCGCTGCGCGGCCGGACGCCGACGCTGGCGCTGACCGCCGACCCGAAGACGCCCGTGATGGAGGCGGCGGACACGGTGGCGGTGCTGGACTGGGCGGACGAGGAGTCCGTCGTCCAGACGCGCTTCGCGACGACGGCCCTGGCGTACCTGCGCTCCGGCCTCCAGACGCACGGCCCGCTGCCGGCCGGGGTGCGCACGGTCGCCGAGGCGGCGGCGGACGCGGAGACGGCCGTCGCCGAGCCGCTGCCGCCGGCGGTGCTCGCAGCGGAGCAGTGGACATTCCTGGGGCGCGGCTGGGCGTACGGGCTGGCGCAGGAGGCGGCCCTGAAGATGCGGGAGGCGGCGTGCGCCTGGACGGAGGCGTACCCGGCGATGGAGTACCGCCACGGCCCGGTCGCGATCACGGCCCCGGGCCGGGTGGCGTGGATCTTCGGCCCCCGCCCGGAGGGCCTGGCGGCCGACATCACCGCGACGGGCGGCACGCTGATAGCGGACGGCTCCCGACTGGACCCGATGGCGGACCTGATCCGCGCGCAACGCCTGGCGGTAGCGGTGGCCGAGTCCAAGAACCACAACCCGGACGACCCCCGAAACCTCACGCGCAGCGTGATCCTTCCGTCCTGA
- a CDS encoding DUF3263 domain-containing protein: MSPPEEPTPDDGPEPAPEAAGLSDRDRALLALERRTWPGPGAKERAVREQLGITPTRYYQLLNALLDDPRALAHDPVTVNRLRRVRDARRGRR, from the coding sequence GTGAGCCCGCCGGAGGAGCCGACCCCGGACGACGGTCCGGAGCCCGCGCCGGAAGCCGCCGGGCTCTCCGACCGGGACCGCGCCCTGCTCGCGCTGGAGCGACGGACCTGGCCCGGCCCCGGCGCGAAGGAGCGGGCCGTGCGGGAGCAGCTGGGGATCACCCCCACCCGCTACTACCAGCTCCTCAACGCCCTCCTCGACGACCCGCGGGCCCTCGCCCACGACCCCGTCACCGTCAACCGGCTGCGCCGCGTCCGGGACGCCCGCCGGGGGCGGCGTTAG